From the genome of Papaver somniferum cultivar HN1 unplaced genomic scaffold, ASM357369v1 unplaced-scaffold_10, whole genome shotgun sequence:
ccagatggagttaggtactgtagtgttagtcggagatatcaaactttgatgcacagcaagggagcgaccgttggattcaactaccatctaatctgaaggcttggaatttcagcgctgtggtgctaggcagagacatcagattttgatgctctatgagggagcgaccgtcggatgcttctgagaactgatctgatggctgagaacggaggcgcttttgtgtgtagaaaatgaggttgtgcgcaccattcttcgcggcttccttgcgtaatttctcccggcttttcactacttttctgctctttttgctccgcgactcatccgaactttatttattacctaaaaatgcaaaattaattaataaaaatatttattcttgaaaacaataaaaatacagaatatgggataaaatgtagaattaatgcataaaagatgagttaaatgccaacaaaaagggataaatatatacaatatttggcactcatcacatccCAACTGAAGCAATGATTCCTATAACTAAGACAGAGGCATTGGAGAAAAACCTAACCTCGGACATGATACTCTCCAAGTTAGACGATCTGGAGGACAACAGGGAAATAACCCTTCAAAGAATTGAAAACTATCATCGGACGCTAGCCCGTGAATCAACAAACGTGTTCACAAAAGACAATTTATCCCAGGCGATAAAGTTTGGTGCGAGATTCCGTCATATCAGCGCGAATCAGGAAAATTTGCACCCACATGGTAAGGCCCACTAACAGTCATAGCCAAGGCAGGCGATGGAGCATACAGGTTGCTCAAGTCCAATGGCGAAGAACTCGAACGCCCATGAAACATTAGATACCTAAAAGAATACAATGCTTAACAAGTCTCATAGTCAGACAACCAAAGTCCGAGAATGGTACATAATACCTACTTGTAAAAGGTCATGAAACCTTCCTCAAATGTACTAAGGGTATATAAACCCTCTTTTGAGGTTAATAAAATAACCCCTTTTGTGCACGTTCATCCATTTGCGTTGATTGGTTTTTATTTTTCGcttatgtttgtttttattttcctattaTCTTCTGATTTCTTTCTTTATATTTTGCATATAGAACAATCATATCATACTTACATTATAACAAAATCCATCAAGACTATGGCACGGTGATATTCACACCTTCCATTCTACTACGAATGATGCGGGGGACACCCTAAGCTACCTAAGACGGGAACAGACCTAATGTAATGCCAtcacgatcatgaaatcagatgATGTCCTCCCATAACAAGAGATATCCAGAATCAAGGTACTTACCTTCGGCTGAAGCAAGAATCACTTGACCGAGATATCGCCCTACAAAACATGGTTAAACAGAAAGTGACTCAAACATCCGAGCACTCAACCAAGTGGCAGGTGTAACCTAAACCGGATACCATTAAAAAATTCAAGCCCACTACGGCAGGCGGCGCGAAAGGGATTATCCTATACTTAATGTCCAACACTATAAGAGATGCCTTATTCAATTCAGGAACTGATCACTCCTTGGCTTTGTCATCCTTGGCTGGAACCAcattatacatcaataaaaaatcCTCAGAACcgtcaaaataaaaatattggttaGAACAAtgtcacaaaaaaaaatcaattccaacACAAAAGGTTTCATTACATTGACCTTGGACACGACTTGAAAAATCTACTAGATGAACcaaaaaaattcttaaaataCAGAGCATCGCATTTATGCCCCGCCAGGAGCATCTGGTTCATTGACCATCCGAGCCTCGCCCTCAATGGCATGGGAGATGGCTTATTGGAGAAGGAACGATACCACCACCACGATGACGAGATTAGCAGGAACATTTCCTCAACGAATCGGACATGAGCAATGACAGGACACCTCCATTTAATTACAGTATTCCCACTTCGTATCCGCTAACAGCTTCAAATGCTAAGGCATAAAAcaggggcaaggtatatatatatatacgtctaAATATGAAGGCAGTATTTTATACCTCAGCATTTTCAGCACCTTGGATAACCCATATCCACCACTCATAAAAGAAGGACGATTGTTGTAAATAACAACCTACACGAGAAACAGAAAATGTTTCTAAGCCAAAACGTGTGAACACACACGACACTAAGTGTTCCCAAGGCTAATCGCAAGAAGAAACACAATATATAAGGTGTTTCTAAGCTTGCCCGTAAAAAGGAATACAATAGCAAACACGAAATCCTCCAGTAAAAAGCTCAGTCTCTAGACAGACGAATGAGGCTAAAGACGTTATGCGAAAAGATGGGTCTTTCTGAGAAGACATCGGTGATGATCTAGAAACCGGAGCAAGAAAAACCGAAGTAACACGTAAATGAGAGGACACACCGTCATGTTGGAGAAACCATGAATGAATACCTTGTTGCTATGGAGGACGAGGAGGTAAACGCTCACTGGACATATAAAGCTTTTGCAAAAAAGTCTCTAAAGTTATACAGAAATAAAAAAAGGAATGAAACTCATTTCTCCACCACAAGAGGATTTTTATAGGATAGAAATTCTCGAAAAAACAACCTGCATTTTCAAACCAAAGGTGGTCAAGACACGGTAAACAAGATGATGAAAATCTTGAACGACGACCAAAAGAGGGAAAATATCCTCTCTCTCAAAAAAGTCTAAAGGAAGCCAACAGGCACCCCCAAGACCCACAGACATGAACACACGTGTCAATAAAGACGAGGCGGTTTCAAAGTTTTCTTCCCAACATGCCCTTggaaagttgcaaagaaaaggagcaaaatgtgagggtaaattacccgatggccacgtgtcaacatcctaaAAGATGAATACATGATAACATGGTGGGGGAGGAACACCGAATCCTGCTCCGAAAAGGAGAGTTCTTCTGAATCGAGACGACCTGCCACAACGCCACATGAATGACGTGTGTGAGGAGTGGTCTAAtccgctcagacggtcaagtctaaaaagaaggactgcatttaatgaaggataagaacggATGAGAATGAATCTACATCGCAATGGAAGGCTCGGGCGATCTATACTACGACCTAGAAAtgatagagcacgaggttctcccAAGGAGGCCCACACGATGAGGAGCGGAGCGAGACGACTCGAAGGGAGAACCAAGTAAgtcatcacgagggatagtatagaaccAGTCCAAAACAGCGAAGACGATGTACGATAACTCCACCAGCTCGGCTAGACCACGCCATCACGAGTctatttttcctataaataccagtccatgcagaaggagatggacaacttatgtattattagatggtctttctacagagaattcctgagagagatctagagaAGGAGAGAGTGAGAAATCTAAGtgatactccctctgtcctatattatctgtcctaatttctactttgatctgtccatttttatctgtccgctctgtttatagacatacttttcccttaaactatcaaatataccttttatttttaataatcataAAAACATTTTTAATAAAACTTaattcaaaatcttaaatattatcatcatatataaagaagaaaactTACTCAATATCTTTGTATTAATTGTCATTCCTTTTTTAAGTAAAAACACTTATGGGTACGGGTTAACATGTCTATATACATGGGAAAGGATCAAATAAATTTATGACAAAATCTCAAATTCATGGTCGAGTATATATATCTAAAGAGGAAATAACctacaatttcaatttttttccctCTCAAATAAAAATTCCAAAGGCTCCAAAGTTTTAGTGCGGGAAACCAAAATCAAATGgaggaaaaaaaatattaaattgtGGATTTCATAATAAAAGCAGTATAATTTGCTTTTATCTTAAAACATTTCCTAAAATAATATATTATCCAATTTACAAAttttaacactaataattttagttttggtaataacataacattaaataggctagtcaagggctagtcatgacattttataggatttccttaatatCCTGACAAAGTCAAAACGGACTGTTAATTTAGGATGGAGGGAGTATTTGTAATTCTTTCCGGGGTAAGACCCTaatcattaataaaaaaaatatcttctttccCGTGGACTTAGGTTTTCATGGCCGAatcacgttatatgcttgtgttgatctttatttttcatgttctttatatcttgttcatcttgaatcttgaatgtTTGAAGTAGTTTATAACCTTTAAATTTATACTAATAATCAGAATCGATACAACTATACTTACATTAAAAGTTGTGGAGTGGGAAGAGATGGTTATACTTGAATCGTTTTGGCTGTGTACGTACAatgttttgttgtttttctttaaatTGCTGTTAACGGGGTTGTTTATAGTGAAACCAGCTTTGTGACCCGGAGTATTTACTTTCTGACCCAAAAGATCATGTTCCATGAAAATAATTTGTTTTCTTCCCTGCAAACGAATCCTAAGTACATAAAACATCCCACGTTATATTGGAATGGAATGAGTCACATTCTCCATTGTTTTGGGCCACCATAACGTGGACGGTTGGTCAAATGATTGACTCATACCAAAACAACATACcacgaagaaaataaaaatagtgaTTAAATCCATCCCGAAAAATTCTCGGAAATTCTAATGGTCAGCCTGgattctgaaaaaaaaaatagactcTGAAACTCGAAATCTTTTCAAATTTTCGATACATTATCGTGCTTAGCGTGATGTATGCCATGATGTGCCGGTAAATCACGTGTTGTGTGCCGTGCCATGCCAGAGATTAAAATGTGTTGTGTTGTGTCGTACTAGAAATCATATTGTGCCGTGatgtgccagaaaaataaatgTGTTGCGCCGTGTTGTGCTGTGCTGGAcacatttattttatgtttttctaatataaatattttccaaatatttgggtattatatgtgttgttacgAAAATAAGTCATCATAACGATAACAAAATGTCAATAATTGACTAGAATAAAGGCTCTTTTGttaaatatacacaaaatgtgatgtattatacTATATTCTGTAGTATTTTATACATagtatgacgtgctttcttaacgtgttgtgttgtgttgtgttttgCCACATGTTTATCCGTGCCGCTTGCTGGGATGGACTGCTGTGCCGATTAGTCCAATCCAGCCCGTCCCATGAAACTAatgtgttgtgccgtgctggACTAAGTCACGTGGTGGGGTGGGCTGTGCTCAAATTTTAACGTGCTGTGGTAGGCTatgctcgtgctggcacaacccaatttacatCTCTATTCGGATACATGGTTTTCACACTCAACTTAACAAAACGTCTTCAAAAATGCATGGCAAATATATGATTTCTCTTAGTGGGTCTAGCATTATTTTGTGAGATATTCCGGATTCCATACAAAAGCGATGCCTTTTCTTAAAATATTGAGGGCATTTTGGTAAACTTTGCCCGCCAACACCACCAAAAAGGCAACATAGAAAGTTCCAATTCCTGCCGTGGAGTGAAAACAAAATCCACCGATCAGTTTCCTTCCTTCTTTGCGTGGATTCTTTGAACTTCCTTCTTCTTTGATTTTCAATACAAAACCCTGAATCTATCTCTCAGgatctctctttccttctcttgctACAATCTCTTTCCAGGTAATGATCTCACCATTTTTTCCCCCTAATTTTTTCACATTAGTAATGATACctttatgatgaaatttgagtttgTATAATGCAAGATATGTGTTTTGATTAGAACCCCATTTATGAAATTATTGTATTGAGTTGTGGGGGTTTATTGATTTTTCTCTTGAGGAATTTCAAGAAATCAAAAGGCCTTATTTTTTTGTTGGGGTTTTCTGTTTGGGGTTTTTGTCTTTGCATCATGAATTTGTGTCTATAACGATAGAGAAAATGGTTGTATTGGAATTGTTGTAATGgtggattttgattagttatgcCGATATTGATGATGTTGCATTGCTTTGAGCAATTGCAAGTTTTGTGAATTTTTGAATGGGCTATTGATGATGTTGTGTGCTGTGTGGAGCTTCATTTGCTCTGGCATTGAGGAAAAAATAAAACCTCGTTAAATGGAAAATGCACGGGATCCACTTAAATGCTAGTTGCTTGCAGATCATGGCATGTCATTCACCCCAAAGGGTGTTGCACCGTATTGAGATTTTAGGGTGTATGGATGGGCGCCACGTTCCCATCCATGCCAGACAGCGATCAACTCGTGGTTAGCTTGCGATTTGACTACCACGGTCAGAGTTGAAGTTCTTTCAGGGTCGGCCTTTGAGTTTTTTTTCACTGTATGAACTCTTCTTGGTATTACTATGTTAGAGACACAGAGTTGTTTTGTCATGGTATGGTTCGTATTGCACTTGTTGTGCTTCTATTCCACCTGTTGCTGTGATTGATGATTGCTTTAAATTCCCACATGTATGCAGGTATTTTCGTCATTGTGAACTCTGTCATATTCGGAGGGTTGTAATTTTTATAAGGTTCAGTTAGTCGAGGATAAATAAAATGCGGCATAGGTTTGTTTTTATGGATCACGATGGAAGATCTACTTACAAGTCCCCGACAGAGTATCAATTGCGTCATAGTTGTGGAGATCATTTGTTGTGCCAGATTACATCATTGGTTGACAGTTCTCTCTACCATTCCAAATGTTTGTCTTCCACTGGAACTTCAGTCATCCGAGAAGCTCTTGACTGCATATTTAAGTTTACCGGAGCTTTAATATTTCCGTTTGCTAGTGGGGCAAAGTCTAAACTACATCGTAATCTCTCGGGCGATCAGCATGGCTCGAAACACAGAAATCatcaattttgtttacaaggaaagCAGATATATCCACGCAATCTAATGGAGTTTAAATTTGGTTCTGAATCTAGATCAAAATCTGATCCCTTCGCGATTTTAAGTAATTTTTTGGCGTCCACAATAAGATGCATACTTAATGATGTTCAACAGCTTCCGTTGTTTCCGGTGCTGTCACTAGCTTCTGCTTTAATACCACCATTTGACAACTTGTAAGTCTCTTGTTACACTGTCTTTTTATGTAATCCCTTATTCTGTATTTTCCCTTTGAGATCAGGagttaactttggttaactagAAAACCATAAAATTTGATGCAATACTTCAACATGCACGAATGTCTTACCATGTAGGCCGCTGCATGTAAACACTTGAGAGTTCAATGTGATTGTGTAAGAGAAAGAACAAGGGTTGGAAAGACTATAGTGTTATTCCGTGTGGAAATTATTAACATTTTTCTTTATATATCGATAGAAGAAGCAAAAAGGCTATAGCCAGCCCACTCAGCAATACCGATGTGCAAATGAAGGGAGGCATGGCTCAAGCACCTTGCCTCTGTGAGCTCCGAAGATTGGCTGATATTTCTTTTTCAGAGATAAACTGGAGACATCATGCCTTTGAGCCCAAAACTGGCATTAAATTCCCAGCAGTTTTGGATAACTTTCTAGCTGAACAGAATAAATTCAGTCTGACTTCTGAGGTTAGTCTTTTCTGAGGTTAAATCTTATAAATTCCGTATGTTTCCTCTGATAGATACTGATCAAGTTCTCCTGTTTCAGTTACTTGTTGGAACTGGTTGTAGAAGTATGAAAATTTTAAGAATTAAGTCCTTGGACGTTTATGCATTCGGTTTATGTGAGTATTTTTATTAAGTTCTTCTACTTGAGATAATTTTTTGATTGGCTAGTGTTATCTAATTTTTTTAAAATCGTTTCTGGTGGTCGATTGCTTCAAATGATGCAATACTTCTCATTCTCTTGATTCACTTGTA
Proteins encoded in this window:
- the LOC113326673 gene encoding fatty-acid-binding protein 2-like isoform X1; its protein translation is MRHRFVFMDHDGRSTYKSPTEYQLRHSCGDHLLCQITSLVDSSLYHSKCLSSTGTSVIREALDCIFKFTGALIFPFASGAKSKLHRNLSGDQHGSKHRNHQFCLQGKQIYPRNLMEFKFGSESRSKSDPFAILSNFLASTIRCILNDVQQLPLFPVLSLASALIPPFDNLRSKKAIASPLSNTDVQMKGGMAQAPCLCELRRLADISFSEINWRHHAFEPKTGIKFPAVLDNFLAEQNKFSLTSELLVGTGCRSMKILRIKSLDVYAFGLYVHPDSVCEKLGPKYASVSPSELNNQPEFFEDLLREDINMTVRLVVNCNGLKVNTVRDIFERSLRTRLLKMNPDTDYHCVTAFGSYFTQDISFPVGTIVDFRQTAEGKLITEIGGKQIGAVHSKDLCRAFFDMYIGDVSVPSYAKEEIAKNVASIIKRC
- the LOC113326673 gene encoding fatty-acid-binding protein 2-like isoform X2, with amino-acid sequence MRHRFVFMDHDGRSTYKSPTEYQLRHSCGDHLLCQITSLVDSSLYHSKCLSSTGTSVIREALDCIFKFTGALIFPFASGAKSKLHRNLSGDQHGSKHRNHQFCLQGKQIYPRNLMEFKFGSESRSKSDPFAILSNFLASTIRCILNDVQQLPLFPVLSLASALIPPFDNLSKKAIASPLSNTDVQMKGGMAQAPCLCELRRLADISFSEINWRHHAFEPKTGIKFPAVLDNFLAEQNKFSLTSELLVGTGCRSMKILRIKSLDVYAFGLYVHPDSVCEKLGPKYASVSPSELNNQPEFFEDLLREDINMTVRLVVNCNGLKVNTVRDIFERSLRTRLLKMNPDTDYHCVTAFGSYFTQDISFPVGTIVDFRQTAEGKLITEIGGKQIGAVHSKDLCRAFFDMYIGDVSVPSYAKEEIAKNVASIIKRC